GGAAAGGCCCTCATCACCTTTATCATCAAGACTTGGACCATCCTTCTGCAATTTAATTATTCTCTTCTTCACATCTTTAAAATTTGAGTCAGCTTCTTTCACTTCTATATAATGCTCAAGGGCTTTTTCATGAAGGCCCTGATTTTCATAAAGCGTTCCCAGTTCATATTTCAGCCACAAAACATTATTTTCATTACATCGAGGGTCGTTCAAAGCGCTGTCTAAATATTCTGCTGCTTTGTCAAAAGCACCTTTTTCGACAAAACAGGTAGATAACATGGTACAGGAGTCTACAAATCGGTCATCCCCCTTAATGGATAACTCAAACTCTCCAATGGCCTCATGGATTAATCCCATCTCCTTATAGGCAATCCCAAGGTTATAATGGGTCTCATAATCCTCATCCCCAAATTGTTCTTGAATACCTTTTTGAAATTCCTGAAAAATAGAATCTAGTTCTGAATCAATGTTACCCTGCTCGGAGACCTCCTGAAGTTCTTTTTGATCCTCCGCCTCCTCCAAAACATCGGAAAGGTCCACAAAACCTTCATCCATTTCTTCGGCTTTTTCTCGGGAAGAAGCCTCAGAAACGGGTTGATCTAAATTTTCATTAAATGAAACTTCATTGGAGGATTCGGAAACAGAGGAAAAGCTAATCTCATCTATAGATTCTTGGGACGCTGGGATTCCAACCGAGGAATCGGAATCTTTTTCAATTCCCTGTTCTCCAGTAATCTCTTGTTGGGAAAGCTCTGCAAGCACTTGGGAGTCTGGGATTTCAGAAATTTCACGATCAATATCTTCTTCAACCGATATTTCGGTTAGTTTTTTCAGGGCTTCAGGATGCTCCGGTACTTTTAGAAGAACCAATTCATAAACCCTTTTGGCTTCCTCTTTTAACCCCTGTTGGAGGTAAAAATCTCCCTCCGCAAGTTTTTCCCCAACTTCCTCAGGGGAGAGCGGTTGAGCATTCATGATTTCATCAAGACTTCTTACCCCTTCATCAGGGCCTCCTTTTCGGCCCAAGGGAGCATTGAACTCGGTCACGCTGGCCTCAGAAAACTCAGTTTCCAATCCGTTCACCTGTGAGCTTTCAGAGGTTTCTTGGGCAGACGGAATGGATACGGAGCTTACGCCAGAAGACTCCAAATTCTGGGAGATTGAGTCTTCTCTTTCCTGAGCGGATACACCAGCCATAAGTTTAACTTGGCGGTTATTGGGATCCAGGTCCATAGCCTCTTGGAGAATCTGATTATAACGATCCGGCTCTCCTTCCAGCTCAAAAATTTTAGCAAGTTTTAAACATTCCATCACGGCTTCAGGAATTTGCCCCTCATTTTTATAAATCTCCTTCAATTGGAGACGGGCCTTTTGATTATAGGGATCCTGTTTGAGGACTCCTTTTAATTGGTCAATGGCTTTTTGAGGTAAACCATATTTTAAATATACATCGGCTTCAGCAAAAAAACCTTCGATGGTCTCATGCTGTATATATTCATCCATTTTTTGTTGAGGTGTTTCTTCATCAGCCGGTGTTGGGGTTCCACTCTCATCCCCTGAGAGTTTTGGGGAAGACTGAGAAAATTCTTTAACAAGAGAGGAAGGGTCAGATAATTCAACAACCTCTCCTTCGGGTATTTTCCCCTCCTCCCTTGAAAGGGAGGTCGGTTCTAATATTTTTTCAACGGGCTCTTCAAAAACGGGTAATTCCTCCTCAAGGGAAGGCACGGCCCCTTCATCCACAATGGGTTCCAGGGCCGTAGGAACCCTTGTAGGGTCTACCGGAGTGTCTTCTTGGTTCTGAATAGAAAGGGGTGAAGCCTGGGATTCCTCTGCTCCCGTTTGGACCCCCTTTTGCGGGGACCCAAAAACCTTATCCGGTTTCACCATTTCGGTTTGGTGAGAAGCGGTTTGGACCTCCTCGGGGGTTTCGGAAACTTCACTTCCCTCCAGCGCCCCTCCTTCTAGTTTATTTTTTAATTGTTTGGCGGTTGGATGGGAGGGCGCGATTTTCAGGATTTGGTCATAAAGTTTGATGGCCTCTTCTTTACGACCTCCCTGACCATAGATTTCCGCAACCCCCAAATATTCCTCAACAGCTTCTGTTTTCAAACCCTCTTTCACACACATTTCCGCAAGTTTAATACGTATAGATACGTTCTGGGGGTCTAATTTGATAATCTTTCGGTATACCTCTACCCCTTCTTTTAGCTTCCCGGTCCCCACGTAATGCTTGGCAACTTTCAAGTAGTCACCCAAGGCATTGCCAACAAGACCCCGCTCTGCATTAACATCCCCCAATTTCAGGAAAACATCAAAACGATTTGGATCGATTTTAATGATTTTCTTATAAACGGCAATGGTTTTTAACGCAAAACCCGCTTGATCAAAGGAGTCTGCAGCTTTCAGGAAGGCATTGGTTGCCTCGGAAATTGAATTTTTCTTAAGGTAAAGATCTCCAATCGTATTGTAAATGTTCCCGTCATTCGGGGTTTCTTTTATCAGTTTTTGCCATTCCTCAATGGCCTTATCATGCAGACCTTTGGCTGTGTATTTCTGCGCATTTTGAAGAATGGATCCTCTGTCTTTACCCAAGTATTCTCCTTGATCGAATAAAATACGTTAAATAGAAAACCGCCACATAAAACTCCAAAGGGACGAAGATTTGATATTTGGTACTGAAAGGGGCATTTTCTTTAAAAATTAATACATCTTAGGCAATGTGTCAAGGAATGGAAAAGAAGGGGCTGTTATTTTTTACTATAAAATTCAATAACTTACAGCAATCCATTTCCATGAGAACCTTATCTCATAAACCATTGTTTTTAAAAGAAAAAATACGGTGAAACGGGAGGACTTTTTGTCTTTGGTGAACAATAAATGCTAAAAAGGCAATGTTTTTACTATTTAAAAAGAAAATTATAAAATAACAGATCCCAATCTTTTGAATGGGCAACTCATTTTTACTCTTTCAACTATTTTTGACGGTTTCACTATCCAGCTTTTTTATCGGATTTTGGGTGGAATTTCATGAGAGGGGTCGGGGAAAAAGGTGAAAAGAACTCTCATTC
The Nitrospiria bacterium DNA segment above includes these coding regions:
- a CDS encoding tetratricopeptide repeat protein, with the translated sequence MGKDRGSILQNAQKYTAKGLHDKAIEEWQKLIKETPNDGNIYNTIGDLYLKKNSISEATNAFLKAADSFDQAGFALKTIAVYKKIIKIDPNRFDVFLKLGDVNAERGLVGNALGDYLKVAKHYVGTGKLKEGVEVYRKIIKLDPQNVSIRIKLAEMCVKEGLKTEAVEEYLGVAEIYGQGGRKEEAIKLYDQILKIAPSHPTAKQLKNKLEGGALEGSEVSETPEEVQTASHQTEMVKPDKVFGSPQKGVQTGAEESQASPLSIQNQEDTPVDPTRVPTALEPIVDEGAVPSLEEELPVFEEPVEKILEPTSLSREEGKIPEGEVVELSDPSSLVKEFSQSSPKLSGDESGTPTPADEETPQQKMDEYIQHETIEGFFAEADVYLKYGLPQKAIDQLKGVLKQDPYNQKARLQLKEIYKNEGQIPEAVMECLKLAKIFELEGEPDRYNQILQEAMDLDPNNRQVKLMAGVSAQEREDSISQNLESSGVSSVSIPSAQETSESSQVNGLETEFSEASVTEFNAPLGRKGGPDEGVRSLDEIMNAQPLSPEEVGEKLAEGDFYLQQGLKEEAKRVYELVLLKVPEHPEALKKLTEISVEEDIDREISEIPDSQVLAELSQQEITGEQGIEKDSDSSVGIPASQESIDEISFSSVSESSNEVSFNENLDQPVSEASSREKAEEMDEGFVDLSDVLEEAEDQKELQEVSEQGNIDSELDSIFQEFQKGIQEQFGDEDYETHYNLGIAYKEMGLIHEAIGEFELSIKGDDRFVDSCTMLSTCFVEKGAFDKAAEYLDSALNDPRCNENNVLWLKYELGTLYENQGLHEKALEHYIEVKEADSNFKDVKKRIIKLQKDGPSLDDKGDEGLSDPGSELSVGTSSKKESKVERKKGKISYL